One genomic window of Actinoalloteichus hoggarensis includes the following:
- a CDS encoding bifunctional 3,4-dihydroxy-2-butanone-4-phosphate synthase/GTP cyclohydrolase II, with product MSEEHPESGPDLALIERAIADIAAGRPVVVVDDEDRENEGDLIFAAAKATPELVAFMVRHTSGYLCVPLTEEDCVRLDLPPMYHSNQDRRGTAYAVTVDARDGVTTGISAADRSHTIRLLADPESTAADLLRPGHVVPLRAKEGGVLRRPGHTEAAVDLARMAGLHPAGVLCEIVSQKDEGEMARREELEVFAAEHDLALISIADLVAYRRRFEKQVERVAEARIPTPHGSFRAYGYDSMLDGIEHIALVFGEIGDGEDVLVRVHSECLTGDVFGSLRCDCGPQLDAALAAVAEEGRGVVLYMRGHEGRGIGLIHKLQAYQLQDAGADTVDANLALGLPADARDYGTGAQILVDLGVRSMRLLSNNPEKRIGLEGYGLRVTGRMALPIRPNPENLRYLRTKRDRMGHELGDLGEAGRRAHDASAKRADTAGRTDYSGEAGATS from the coding sequence ATGAGCGAGGAACATCCGGAGTCCGGGCCCGATCTGGCGTTGATCGAACGGGCGATCGCCGACATCGCCGCAGGGAGACCGGTGGTCGTCGTCGACGACGAGGACCGGGAGAACGAGGGCGATCTGATCTTCGCCGCGGCGAAGGCCACCCCGGAGCTGGTGGCCTTCATGGTGCGACACACCTCGGGCTACCTGTGCGTCCCCCTCACGGAGGAGGACTGCGTGCGGTTGGACCTGCCGCCGATGTACCACAGCAATCAGGATCGGCGGGGTACCGCGTACGCGGTGACGGTGGACGCCAGGGACGGCGTGACCACCGGAATCTCCGCCGCCGACCGCAGTCACACCATTCGGCTGCTGGCCGACCCCGAATCCACGGCCGCCGACCTGCTGCGCCCCGGGCATGTGGTGCCGCTGCGAGCCAAGGAGGGCGGGGTGCTTCGCAGGCCGGGGCACACCGAGGCCGCCGTCGACCTGGCCAGGATGGCAGGCCTGCATCCGGCAGGCGTGCTGTGCGAGATCGTCAGCCAGAAGGACGAGGGCGAGATGGCGCGGCGGGAGGAGCTGGAGGTGTTCGCCGCGGAGCACGACCTCGCGTTGATCAGCATCGCCGACCTCGTCGCGTACCGGCGCCGGTTCGAGAAGCAGGTGGAGCGGGTCGCCGAGGCTCGTATCCCCACTCCCCACGGCAGCTTCCGTGCCTACGGGTACGACAGCATGTTGGACGGCATCGAGCACATCGCCTTGGTCTTCGGTGAGATCGGCGACGGGGAGGACGTCCTGGTCAGGGTGCACTCCGAGTGCCTCACGGGCGACGTCTTCGGCTCGCTGCGCTGCGACTGCGGTCCGCAGCTCGACGCGGCGCTGGCCGCGGTCGCCGAGGAGGGGCGCGGAGTGGTGCTCTACATGCGTGGGCATGAGGGCCGGGGAATCGGTCTGATCCACAAGCTGCAGGCCTACCAGCTTCAGGACGCGGGCGCGGACACGGTCGACGCGAACCTGGCGCTCGGACTCCCCGCCGACGCCAGGGACTACGGCACCGGAGCACAGATCCTGGTGGATCTCGGCGTGCGGTCCATGCGACTGCTCTCCAACAACCCGGAGAAGCGGATCGGCCTGGAGGGCTACGGGCTGCGGGTCACCGGTCGCATGGCGCTGCCGATCCGCCCGAACCCGGAGAATCTGCGGTACCTGCGGACCAAGCGCGACCGGATGGGGCACGAACTGGGCGACCTCGGTGAGGCGGGCAGACGCGCCCACGACGCGTCGGCGAAGCGAGCCGACACCGCGGGCCGGACCGATTACAGCGGTGAAGCGGGAGCGACGTCATGA
- the whiA gene encoding DNA-binding protein WhiA → MAMTASVKDELSRLTVTKTCCRRAEVSSLLRFAGGLHIVGGKVVVEAELDTGSVARRLRKEIHDLFGYTAEVHVITSGGLRKGSHYVARVAADGEGLARQTGLLDPRGRPVRGLPAHVVSGGVCDAEAALRGAFLAHGSLTEPGRSSAMEVTCPGPEAALALVGAARRLGVQARSREVRGADRVVVRDGDAIGALLTRLGAHSSVLAWEERRMRREVRATANRLANFDDANLRRSARAAVSAAAKVERALELLGPETPEHLLAAGRLRLAHRQASLEELGQLADPQMTKDAVAGRIRRLLAMADKRARDLGVPDTDAAVTAEMLEAEV, encoded by the coding sequence GTGGCGATGACCGCGTCGGTCAAAGACGAGCTGAGCAGGCTGACGGTGACCAAGACGTGTTGTCGTCGGGCCGAGGTCTCCTCGTTGTTGCGTTTCGCGGGGGGCCTGCACATCGTGGGCGGGAAGGTCGTCGTCGAGGCGGAGCTGGACACGGGTTCGGTGGCCCGGCGACTGCGCAAGGAGATCCACGACCTCTTCGGCTATACCGCCGAGGTACACGTGATCACGTCCGGCGGGCTGCGCAAGGGCAGCCACTACGTGGCGCGAGTCGCCGCGGACGGCGAGGGGCTCGCCCGTCAGACGGGGCTGCTCGATCCCAGGGGCAGGCCGGTGCGGGGGCTGCCCGCCCACGTCGTCTCCGGCGGAGTCTGTGATGCGGAGGCCGCGCTGCGCGGGGCCTTCCTCGCGCACGGCTCGCTGACCGAGCCGGGTCGCTCGTCCGCCATGGAGGTGACCTGCCCCGGACCCGAGGCGGCGTTGGCGCTCGTCGGCGCGGCACGCAGACTCGGCGTGCAGGCCCGGTCCAGGGAGGTGCGCGGCGCCGACCGCGTGGTGGTCCGCGACGGCGATGCCATCGGGGCGCTGCTCACCAGGCTCGGCGCGCATTCCAGCGTGCTGGCGTGGGAGGAGCGCCGGATGCGTCGAGAGGTGCGGGCGACCGCGAACCGCCTGGCGAACTTCGACGACGCCAACCTGCGGCGCTCGGCGCGAGCGGCCGTCTCGGCGGCGGCCAAGGTCGAGCGTGCCCTGGAGCTGCTCGGCCCCGAGACTCCCGAGCACCTGCTCGCGGCGGGCCGACTGCGGCTGGCACATCGGCAGGCGTCGCTGGAGGAGCTGGGGCAGCTCGCCGATCCCCAGATGACGAAGGACGCGGTGGCGGGGCGGATCCGCAGACTGCTGGCGATGGCGGACAAGCGGGCACGCGATCTCGGCGTGCCCGACACCGACGCCGCGGTGACTGCCGAGATGCTGGAGGCGGAGGTCTGA
- the gap gene encoding type I glyceraldehyde-3-phosphate dehydrogenase, translating into MTVRVGVNGFGRIGRNFWRAVNASGLDVEIVAVNDLTDIATLAHLLKYDSVLGTLNEEVTADGDSIKVGGKSIKALAERDPAALPWGELGVDVVIESTGRFTKAEDARKHIEAGAKKVIISAPAKGEDLTVVLGVNDDKYDGSQVVLSNASCTTNCVAPMAKVLHEAFGIVKGLMTTVHAYTNDQVILDFPHKDLRRARAAATNIIPTTTGAAKATALVLPELKGKLDGMAMRVPVPDGSVTDLTVELSRPVTKAEVNAAFKAAADGALKNVLVYTEDPIVSSDIVGSPASCTFDSSLTQTAGPDEADTTVKVVGWYDNEWGYSSRLADLAALVGAKLS; encoded by the coding sequence GTGACGGTTCGTGTAGGCGTCAACGGCTTCGGTCGCATCGGGCGCAACTTCTGGCGCGCAGTCAACGCATCCGGTCTGGACGTCGAGATCGTCGCCGTCAACGACCTGACCGACATCGCCACCCTGGCTCACCTGCTGAAGTACGACAGCGTGCTGGGCACCCTGAACGAAGAGGTCACCGCCGACGGTGACTCGATCAAGGTGGGCGGCAAGTCGATCAAGGCGCTGGCCGAGCGCGACCCGGCCGCACTGCCGTGGGGCGAGCTGGGCGTCGACGTCGTCATCGAGTCCACCGGCCGCTTCACCAAGGCCGAGGACGCGCGCAAGCACATCGAGGCGGGCGCGAAGAAGGTCATCATCTCCGCCCCGGCCAAGGGCGAGGACCTCACCGTGGTGCTCGGCGTCAACGACGACAAGTACGACGGCAGCCAGGTCGTGCTGTCCAACGCCTCCTGCACCACCAACTGCGTGGCGCCGATGGCGAAGGTGCTCCATGAGGCGTTCGGCATCGTCAAGGGCCTGATGACGACGGTGCACGCCTACACCAACGACCAGGTCATCCTCGACTTCCCGCACAAGGACCTGCGTCGGGCCCGTGCCGCCGCGACCAACATCATCCCCACCACCACCGGTGCCGCGAAGGCGACCGCGCTGGTGCTGCCCGAGCTCAAGGGCAAGCTGGACGGCATGGCCATGCGGGTCCCGGTGCCGGACGGCTCGGTGACGGACCTGACCGTGGAGCTGTCGCGCCCGGTGACCAAGGCCGAGGTGAACGCGGCGTTCAAGGCCGCCGCGGACGGTGCGCTCAAGAACGTGCTCGTCTACACCGAGGACCCGATCGTCTCCAGCGACATCGTCGGCTCCCCCGCTTCCTGCACCTTCGACTCGTCGCTGACCCAGACGGCGGGCCCGGACGAGGCGGACACCACGGTGAAGGTCGTCGGCTGGTACGACAACGAGTGGGGCTACTCCAGCAGGCTCGCGGACCTCGCCGCGCTGGTCGGCGCCAAGCTGTCCTGA
- the rapZ gene encoding RNase adapter RapZ yields MEVAVVTGLSGAGRSTAAKCLEDLGWFVVDNLPPELISTMVELGARSSSVITRVAVVMDVRSRAFTEDLASVIKDLDARGYKPRVLFLEATDAVLIRRFEAVRRGHPLQGDGRLADGIGAERALLSRLREEADLVLDTTGLSVHQLRGKIEDAFGSEASTRTRVTVLSFGYKYGLPMDADLVMDVRFLPNPFWIPELRDQTGQDSDVSNYVLSQEGAEEFLHRYHELLRLVSAGYRREGKRYLTLALGCTGGKHRSVALSEELSRRLSSEDRLTVKVVHRDLGRE; encoded by the coding sequence ATCGAGGTGGCGGTGGTCACCGGGCTGTCGGGCGCGGGGCGGAGCACCGCGGCCAAGTGCCTGGAGGATCTCGGCTGGTTCGTGGTGGACAACCTGCCGCCGGAGCTCATCTCGACCATGGTGGAGCTCGGCGCCCGGTCGAGTTCCGTGATCACCAGGGTCGCCGTCGTGATGGACGTGCGGAGCAGGGCGTTCACCGAGGACCTTGCCTCGGTGATCAAGGATCTGGACGCCAGGGGTTACAAGCCCAGGGTGCTGTTCCTCGAGGCCACCGACGCGGTGTTGATCCGCCGGTTCGAGGCGGTCCGGCGGGGCCATCCGTTGCAGGGCGACGGGCGGCTCGCCGACGGCATCGGGGCCGAGCGCGCGCTGCTGTCGCGGCTGCGCGAGGAGGCCGACCTGGTGCTGGACACGACCGGGCTCTCGGTGCATCAGCTTCGCGGCAAGATCGAAGACGCCTTCGGCTCGGAGGCGAGCACGAGGACGCGGGTCACGGTGTTGTCGTTCGGCTACAAGTACGGCCTTCCGATGGACGCCGACCTGGTGATGGACGTGCGATTCCTGCCCAATCCGTTCTGGATCCCGGAGCTGAGGGACCAGACGGGGCAGGATTCCGACGTCAGCAACTACGTCCTCTCCCAGGAGGGGGCCGAGGAGTTCCTACACCGCTATCACGAACTGTTGCGACTGGTCAGCGCCGGATACCGGCGGGAGGGCAAGCGATACCTGACGCTGGCGTTGGGCTGTACGGGCGGCAAGCACCGCAGTGTCGCGCTGTCAGAGGAGTTGTCCCGTCGTCTCTCCAGCGAGGATCGGCTGACCGTGAAGGTCGTGCACCGGGATCTGGGACGCGAGTGA
- the uvrC gene encoding excinuclease ABC subunit UvrC has product MADPSTYRPATGAIPDEPGVYRFRDDTDRVIYVGKAKSLRSRLSSYFADLATLHPRTRQMVTTASSVSWTVVGTEVEALQLEYSWIKEYDPRFNVRYRDDKSYPVLAVTLGEEFPRLFVYRGPRRRGVRYFGPYAHAWAIRETLDLLLRVFPARTCSNGVFRRHQQIGRPCLLGYIGKCAAPCVGRVDAEEHRTIVDDFCDFLAGRTDSLVRRLDREMQEAAAELEFERAARLRDDLGALRRAMEKQAVVLGDGTDADVIAFAQDELEAAVQIFHVRGGRVRGQRGWVIDKTAEPDSAEAPSRPDADPGSDRIETETETEPGVDSDAADDAEDRQPGAADSISPILVGRFLSQFYGEQASLAEQADGGGSPVPREVLVPRLPEDGEAMTEWLSRLRGGRVSLRVPRRGDKRALMSTVARNAVEAFAQHKMRRAGDLTARSKALQELQEALALDSAPLRIECVDVSHVQGSDVVASLVVFEDGLPRKSDYRRFAIREGAEGGDVGSIAEVVRRRFARHRAETTSGAGATAETADQRDDAGAAPVGGPADETDASSGDTTGGRAADDLALDLDTPSARPGIDPETGRPKRFAYPPNLLVVDGAGPQAAAAAEELDQAGVTDVAVIGLAKRLEEVWLPGEADPVILPRTSEALYLLQRVRDEAHRFAIGYHRQKRSRRMTASVLDDIPGLGRTRRSALLKHFGSLRRLRAADVAEISLVPGVGRRTAEAVHQALNGTGGGSSTSNGEQEGT; this is encoded by the coding sequence GTGGCAGACCCCTCGACGTATCGCCCCGCAACGGGTGCCATCCCGGACGAGCCGGGCGTCTATCGCTTCCGTGACGACACCGACCGGGTGATCTATGTCGGGAAGGCGAAGAGCCTGCGTTCGCGGCTCTCCTCCTACTTCGCCGACCTGGCCACTCTGCACCCTCGCACGCGACAGATGGTCACCACCGCGTCGTCGGTCTCGTGGACGGTCGTCGGCACCGAGGTCGAGGCGCTTCAGCTCGAGTACTCCTGGATCAAGGAGTACGATCCGCGGTTCAACGTCCGTTACCGAGACGACAAGTCATACCCGGTGCTGGCGGTCACGCTGGGCGAGGAGTTCCCCCGGCTGTTCGTCTACCGAGGGCCGCGCCGCAGAGGCGTGCGGTACTTCGGTCCTTACGCCCATGCGTGGGCGATCCGGGAGACCCTGGACCTGCTTCTTCGGGTCTTCCCGGCCCGGACCTGTTCGAACGGGGTGTTCCGTCGGCATCAGCAGATCGGACGGCCGTGTCTGCTCGGCTACATCGGCAAGTGCGCCGCGCCCTGCGTCGGGCGGGTCGACGCCGAGGAGCACCGGACCATCGTCGACGACTTCTGCGATTTCCTCGCCGGTCGGACGGACTCCCTGGTCCGCAGGCTGGATCGTGAGATGCAGGAGGCCGCCGCGGAGCTGGAGTTCGAGCGGGCCGCAAGGCTTCGCGACGACCTCGGGGCGCTGCGACGGGCCATGGAGAAGCAGGCCGTGGTGCTGGGTGACGGCACCGATGCCGACGTGATCGCCTTCGCACAGGACGAGCTGGAGGCCGCGGTCCAGATCTTCCATGTCCGGGGCGGACGGGTACGCGGGCAGCGCGGCTGGGTCATCGACAAGACCGCCGAGCCCGACTCGGCCGAGGCCCCGAGCCGTCCCGACGCGGACCCCGGATCGGATCGGATCGAGACCGAGACCGAGACCGAACCCGGAGTGGACTCCGACGCGGCCGACGACGCCGAGGACCGGCAGCCGGGCGCGGCAGACTCGATCTCCCCGATCCTGGTCGGTCGCTTCCTCAGCCAGTTCTACGGTGAGCAGGCGAGCCTCGCCGAGCAGGCCGACGGCGGCGGCAGTCCCGTGCCGCGCGAGGTGCTGGTGCCCCGGCTCCCCGAGGACGGCGAGGCGATGACGGAATGGCTCTCGCGACTGCGCGGCGGACGGGTCAGCCTCCGGGTGCCGCGCCGCGGGGACAAGCGGGCCCTGATGAGCACCGTCGCGCGCAACGCCGTGGAGGCGTTCGCTCAGCACAAGATGCGGCGGGCCGGCGACCTGACCGCGCGTTCCAAGGCCTTGCAGGAGCTTCAAGAGGCGCTTGCCCTGGACAGCGCTCCGCTGCGGATCGAGTGCGTCGACGTGAGTCACGTGCAGGGCAGCGACGTGGTGGCTTCGCTGGTGGTCTTCGAGGACGGTCTGCCCCGCAAGTCCGACTATCGGCGTTTCGCGATCCGAGAGGGCGCCGAGGGCGGTGACGTCGGGTCCATCGCCGAGGTCGTCCGTCGACGCTTCGCCCGCCACCGCGCGGAGACCACGAGCGGTGCGGGGGCCACGGCCGAGACCGCGGATCAACGGGACGACGCCGGGGCCGCACCCGTCGGAGGCCCGGCCGACGAGACCGACGCCTCCTCCGGAGACACGACCGGTGGACGTGCCGCGGACGATCTCGCCCTCGATCTCGACACGCCGTCCGCTCGGCCGGGCATCGACCCCGAGACCGGCAGGCCGAAGCGATTCGCCTATCCGCCCAACCTGCTCGTGGTGGACGGCGCCGGACCGCAGGCCGCCGCGGCCGCCGAGGAGCTCGACCAGGCGGGGGTCACCGACGTGGCGGTGATCGGGCTCGCCAAGCGACTGGAGGAGGTCTGGCTCCCCGGCGAGGCCGACCCCGTGATCCTGCCGCGCACCAGCGAAGCCCTCTACCTGTTGCAACGGGTGCGGGACGAGGCGCATCGCTTCGCCATCGGCTATCACCGACAGAAGCGTTCCCGGCGGATGACCGCCTCGGTACTCGACGACATCCCCGGACTCGGCCGGACCCGGCGGTCCGCCTTGCTGAAACACTTCGGTTCGCTCCGCAGATTGAGGGCTGCGGACGTGGCGGAGATCAGCCTTGTTCCCGGCGTCGGACGGCGTACCGCGGAGGCGGTGCACCAGGCGTTGAACGGGACCGGGGGTGGGAGCAGCACATCGAACGGGGAACAGGAGGGGACGTGA
- a CDS encoding gluconeogenesis factor YvcK family protein, translating into MRAVALGGGHGLQITLAALRRLAVRPTAVVTVADDGGSSGRLRRELGLLPPGDLRKALAALATHDAPGMRWSEVFEHRFGGHGALAGHAVGNLLLAGLLEVVGDPVVALDQAGLLLGASGRVLPMSTEPLDIEADVAGLDEDPAVIRRIRGQVAVATTPGRVKRVRLHNATGPTRTPRATPEAVDAVLDADVVLLGPGSWFTSVLPHLLVPELHEALVRTAARKVVVLNLVPQPGETAGFSPEQHLHVLSEHAPRLRVDAVVADVDSVPTPDRLRRAAESLGGTALLRRVAVVGAPERHDPEALAAALAEAFATAGAQGRDAESGRRGVARRAEGEED; encoded by the coding sequence CTGCGGGCGGTCGCGTTGGGCGGCGGGCACGGACTTCAGATCACGCTCGCCGCCCTGCGTCGCCTCGCGGTGCGACCGACCGCCGTGGTCACCGTCGCCGACGACGGGGGGTCGTCCGGGCGGCTGCGTCGCGAGCTGGGGCTGCTGCCCCCGGGCGATCTGCGCAAGGCCCTCGCGGCCCTGGCCACGCACGACGCGCCGGGAATGCGGTGGAGCGAGGTCTTCGAGCACCGGTTCGGGGGTCACGGCGCGCTGGCGGGTCACGCGGTCGGGAACCTGCTGCTCGCCGGGCTGCTCGAGGTGGTCGGCGATCCGGTCGTCGCGCTGGACCAGGCCGGACTGCTCCTGGGGGCGAGCGGTCGGGTGCTTCCGATGTCCACCGAGCCGCTGGACATCGAGGCCGACGTGGCGGGCCTGGACGAGGACCCCGCCGTGATCCGCCGCATTCGCGGTCAGGTCGCCGTCGCGACTACCCCCGGACGAGTGAAAAGAGTCCGGTTGCACAACGCGACGGGCCCCACCAGGACACCTCGGGCCACCCCGGAGGCGGTCGACGCCGTGCTGGACGCGGACGTCGTGTTGCTGGGTCCGGGATCATGGTTTACCAGCGTGTTGCCTCATCTGCTGGTGCCCGAGCTGCACGAGGCGCTGGTTCGGACGGCCGCCAGGAAGGTCGTCGTGCTCAATCTCGTGCCCCAGCCGGGTGAGACGGCCGGGTTCTCACCGGAACAACACCTGCACGTACTCTCCGAACACGCCCCCCGACTACGGGTGGACGCGGTGGTCGCCGACGTGGACTCGGTGCCGACTCCGGATCGGCTGCGCAGAGCGGCCGAATCACTGGGCGGCACGGCGCTTCTTCGTCGGGTCGCCGTCGTCGGCGCACCTGAGCGGCACGATCCCGAGGCCCTGGCGGCGGCCCTGGCCGAGGCGTTCGCCACTGCGGGGGCGCAGGGTCGGGACGCGGAGTCCGGCCGCCGCGGTGTGGCGCGGCGAGCCGAGGGAGAGGAGGACTGA
- a CDS encoding PH domain-containing protein, with translation MSESITTAESRPVLVVRPRRVRWVAIGAAAVLMVVFGVVAVLLRDTPTGVYFRLADQIAMAGLGILLGCGALVFARPRLVVDAEGVTVRNFISTRRLEWALILDVTFPDGTPWARLELPEDEYESVMAIQAADGQHAVRAIRELRRLYYEYSPHAR, from the coding sequence ATGAGCGAGTCGATCACCACGGCGGAGTCGCGACCGGTGCTGGTCGTCCGCCCGCGCAGGGTCCGCTGGGTGGCGATCGGCGCCGCGGCGGTGCTGATGGTCGTGTTCGGCGTGGTCGCGGTGCTGTTGCGTGACACGCCGACGGGGGTGTATTTCCGTCTGGCGGATCAGATCGCGATGGCGGGTCTCGGCATTCTGCTGGGTTGTGGCGCGCTGGTGTTCGCCCGTCCTCGGCTGGTCGTCGACGCCGAGGGCGTCACCGTCCGCAACTTCATCAGCACCCGGCGTCTGGAGTGGGCGCTGATCCTGGACGTCACCTTCCCCGACGGCACACCGTGGGCACGGTTGGAGCTGCCCGAGGACGAGTACGAGTCCGTGATGGCCATCCAGGCCGCCGACGGACAGCACGCCGTCCGGGCGATACGGGAGCTGCGCAGGCTGTACTACGAGTACAGCCCGCACGCGCGCTGA
- a CDS encoding riboflavin synthase — protein sequence MFTGIVEELGEVREVTRLPDAARLTVAAAAAVSDARHGDSIAVNGVCLTVVDVLDGAFTADVMSETLLRSNLDGVERGDVVNIERALAVSARLGGHIVQGHVDGVGTVLERSPAEHWELVRIALPSALARYVVEKGSIAVDGISLTVSAVDADSFTVSLIPTTLELTTLGRRAPGGRVNLEVDVLAKYVEKLTAHAARPVSPSPVTTEVTR from the coding sequence GTGTTCACCGGCATCGTGGAGGAACTGGGCGAGGTTCGGGAGGTGACTCGTCTGCCCGACGCCGCCCGACTGACGGTCGCCGCCGCCGCGGCGGTCTCCGACGCCCGACACGGCGACTCGATCGCGGTCAACGGCGTCTGCCTGACCGTGGTCGACGTGCTCGACGGCGCCTTCACCGCCGACGTGATGTCGGAGACACTGCTCCGCAGCAACCTCGACGGCGTCGAACGCGGCGACGTGGTCAACATCGAACGGGCCCTGGCCGTGAGCGCCCGGCTCGGCGGCCACATCGTGCAGGGCCATGTCGACGGCGTGGGCACCGTGCTCGAGCGCAGCCCCGCCGAGCACTGGGAACTCGTGCGGATCGCACTGCCCTCGGCCCTGGCCCGCTACGTGGTGGAGAAGGGCTCGATCGCCGTCGACGGCATCTCTTTGACCGTGAGCGCCGTCGACGCGGACTCGTTCACGGTCAGCCTGATCCCGACCACCCTGGAACTCACCACACTGGGCCGGCGAGCGCCGGGCGGCCGGGTCAATCTGGAGGTCGACGTGCTGGCCAAGTACGTAGAGAAGCTGACCGCGCACGCCGCTCGCCCCGTGTCGCCGAGCCCGGTCACGACGGAGGTGACGCGATGA
- the ribH gene encoding 6,7-dimethyl-8-ribityllumazine synthase, with amino-acid sequence MSGRGRPSIDVPSAKGLRVAIAATRWHAKIVDTMVERAVAASIDAGGPAPKVVRVAGAVELPVVCQQLARDHDVVVALGVVIRGGTPHFEYVCDAVTAGLTRVALDESTPVGNGVLTCDDEQQALDRCGLPDSTEDKGSEATVAALATAALLRELRRESNGSAG; translated from the coding sequence ATGAGTGGACGGGGACGACCGAGCATCGACGTTCCTTCGGCGAAGGGGCTGCGGGTGGCGATAGCCGCCACCCGCTGGCACGCGAAGATCGTCGACACGATGGTCGAGCGGGCGGTGGCGGCCTCCATCGACGCGGGCGGTCCGGCTCCGAAGGTCGTGCGGGTCGCGGGCGCGGTGGAGCTGCCGGTGGTCTGCCAGCAGTTGGCGCGGGACCACGATGTGGTCGTGGCGTTGGGCGTCGTGATCCGCGGCGGGACACCGCATTTCGAGTACGTCTGCGACGCGGTCACCGCGGGACTCACCAGGGTGGCGCTCGACGAGTCGACCCCGGTGGGGAACGGTGTGCTGACCTGCGACGACGAACAGCAGGCCCTGGACAGGTGCGGCCTGCCGGATTCGACGGAGGACAAGGGGAGCGAGGCGACCGTCGCGGCGCTGGCCACGGCCGCGCTGCTGCGGGAGCTACGCCGTGAGTCGAATGGGAGTGCGGGATGA
- a CDS encoding phosphoglycerate kinase translates to MTTSESPDGGVATVHDLLAEGVRGRRVLVRADLNVPLDGQRITDDGRVRASLPTLSALVAAGARVVIAAHLGRPKGVPEEKFSLAPVAARLGELLGVEVAAAQDVVGPSAKAVVGGLADGAVALLENVRFDPRETSKDEAERGALARELADLVGPDGAFVSDGFGVVHRKQASVYDVARLLPHYAGELVLAEVTVLRRLTEEPARPYAVVLGGAKVSDKLAVIENLLTKVDRLLIGGGMAYTFLKARGHEVGRSLLQTDQLEAVRGFIAEAERRGVELVLPVDVLAATEFAPDADVEVVSSDAIPADREGLDIGPRTRELFADRLADAATVFWNGPVGVFEFAAFAEGTRAVATALVEGKAFSVVGGGDSAAAVRALGLPEDGFSHISTGGGASLEFLEGKVLPGVAVLED, encoded by the coding sequence GTGACGACGTCAGAGTCCCCTGACGGGGGCGTCGCGACAGTTCATGACCTGCTGGCCGAGGGTGTTCGAGGTCGGCGCGTGCTCGTGCGCGCCGACCTGAACGTCCCCCTCGACGGGCAGCGGATCACCGACGACGGCCGGGTGCGTGCTTCGCTGCCCACGCTGTCGGCGCTGGTCGCGGCGGGCGCCCGAGTGGTGATCGCCGCACACCTCGGCAGGCCCAAGGGCGTGCCCGAGGAGAAGTTCTCCCTGGCCCCGGTGGCCGCGCGGCTCGGCGAGCTGCTCGGTGTCGAGGTCGCCGCCGCACAGGACGTGGTGGGCCCCTCCGCGAAGGCGGTGGTGGGCGGCCTGGCCGACGGCGCGGTGGCCCTGTTGGAGAACGTGCGCTTCGACCCGAGGGAGACGAGCAAGGACGAGGCCGAGCGCGGCGCACTGGCTCGCGAGCTGGCCGACCTCGTCGGACCCGACGGCGCCTTCGTCTCGGACGGCTTCGGCGTCGTCCACCGTAAGCAGGCCTCGGTGTACGACGTGGCTCGGCTGCTCCCGCACTACGCGGGCGAGCTGGTCCTCGCCGAGGTGACGGTGCTGCGCAGACTGACCGAGGAGCCCGCCAGGCCGTACGCGGTGGTGTTGGGCGGGGCGAAGGTCTCGGACAAGCTGGCGGTCATCGAGAACCTGCTGACCAAGGTCGACCGGCTGCTCATCGGCGGCGGCATGGCGTACACCTTCCTCAAGGCCCGCGGGCACGAGGTCGGCAGGTCGCTGTTGCAGACCGACCAGCTGGAGGCCGTGCGCGGCTTCATCGCCGAGGCCGAGCGACGCGGCGTCGAGCTGGTGCTGCCGGTCGACGTGCTGGCGGCCACCGAGTTCGCCCCCGACGCCGACGTCGAGGTGGTGTCCTCCGACGCCATCCCGGCCGATCGGGAGGGTCTGGACATCGGGCCTCGTACGCGGGAGCTGTTCGCCGACCGGCTGGCCGACGCGGCCACCGTGTTCTGGAACGGACCCGTCGGAGTCTTCGAGTTCGCCGCCTTCGCGGAGGGCACCAGAGCGGTCGCCACGGCGTTGGTGGAGGGCAAGGCCTTCAGCGTGGTCGGCGGCGGTGACTCCGCGGCGGCGGTCCGGGCACTCGGGCTGCCCGAGGACGGTTTCTCGCACATCTCCACCGGTGGTGGGGCGTCCCTGGAGTTCCTGGAGGGCAAGGTCCTTCCCGGCGTCGCGGTCCTGGAGGACTGA